Proteins from a genomic interval of Phormidium ambiguum IAM M-71:
- a CDS encoding short chain dehydrogenase translates to MKIVVIGATGIIGKAVVQALSPRHSIIQVGRSGGEYQVDLASKNSIQNLFEAIAPFDAVVSAAGEARFNPLESLSDEDFQFSLSNKLMGQVNLVRVGLPYINDNGSFTLTSGVLTTEPMLGSAAISLVNAGLEGFMRAAALEAPRGIRVNVVSPPWVTETLATMGKDVSRGMPAARVAAAYLEAVESQRTGEVLDARLF, encoded by the coding sequence ATGAAAATAGTAGTCATCGGAGCCACAGGAATTATTGGAAAAGCCGTTGTGCAAGCACTTTCGCCTCGTCACTCGATTATACAAGTAGGACGTTCAGGAGGTGAATATCAGGTAGATTTAGCTTCTAAAAATTCTATCCAAAATTTGTTTGAGGCGATCGCACCTTTTGATGCTGTTGTCAGTGCTGCGGGTGAAGCACGATTTAATCCTTTAGAAAGTTTAAGCGATGAGGATTTTCAGTTTAGTCTTTCTAACAAATTAATGGGACAAGTTAATTTAGTTCGAGTGGGATTACCCTACATTAATGATAACGGTTCTTTTACTCTCACTAGCGGCGTACTGACAACAGAACCTATGCTAGGAAGCGCAGCAATAAGTTTAGTAAATGCAGGATTAGAAGGTTTTATGAGAGCAGCTGCATTGGAAGCACCAAGAGGAATTCGGGTTAATGTTGTTAGCCCACCTTGGGTAACTGAAACATTAGCAACAATGGGCAAAGATGTTTCTCGCGGAATGCCAGCAGCTAGGGTAGCAGCAGCATATTTAGAAGCAGTGGAAAGTCAACGAACTGGTGAAGTTTTGGATGCCAGATTATTTTAA
- a CDS encoding glycosyltransferase family 39 protein, producing the protein MVLKAKFFHYLSLLAIFFGIALRCVQYLSNRSLWGDEASLALNIVDRSYLELLQPLDHNQAAPPGFLWIEKLAVQLFGNNEYALRLFPLIAGIVSLFALYELGKKSISLMALPIAIILFATLKEPLYYATEVKQYSSDVMVALLIALLLIPLQNQILTKGKIVLIGSLGILAIWLSHPAIFVLAGIGTFNLILTPAIKRKEILFNRIPLYLIWLIGFVSLYILTFVNVTKNQTLQNSWKPEYPQSIFDVIWLFTSLRRFFDDPLGFQVIYELAIVLFIIGSVVFFRKNQQLFLVLMSPLVMTLAAAYLHKYPFRVRLILFLTPFFILIIAEGGAFLLAQFGKQNKIKQILGILISALVIFPPVILSSKFFFVPETRHEIRPIVEYIKINQQPDDGIFLAGGSPDQFEYYAAKYGYSKSMYFILPYDDFFNPETFSEQNWEEIQSTTPHLQNKQRVWFVVSGLRKAREVIVQPSLDRLGQKLDYFSTPGSLTYLYKIK; encoded by the coding sequence ATGGTATTGAAAGCTAAATTTTTTCATTATTTATCTTTGTTGGCTATCTTCTTTGGGATTGCTCTACGTTGCGTGCAATATTTAAGTAATCGCTCTTTATGGGGCGACGAAGCAAGTCTAGCATTAAATATTGTCGATCGCTCTTACCTGGAATTACTGCAACCTTTAGATCATAATCAAGCTGCACCTCCTGGTTTTTTGTGGATTGAAAAACTAGCAGTTCAACTATTTGGCAATAATGAATATGCGTTAAGATTATTCCCATTAATCGCGGGAATTGTTTCTTTGTTTGCGCTTTATGAGTTAGGTAAAAAGAGCATATCTTTAATGGCTTTACCGATCGCTATAATTTTATTCGCTACTCTTAAAGAACCACTTTATTATGCCACTGAAGTTAAGCAATATTCTAGCGATGTTATGGTAGCATTGCTAATTGCTTTGCTATTGATTCCTTTGCAAAACCAAATTTTGACCAAAGGGAAAATTGTCTTAATTGGTAGCTTGGGAATTTTAGCAATCTGGCTATCTCATCCAGCTATTTTTGTTCTCGCCGGAATAGGAACTTTCAATCTTATTTTAACACCTGCTATTAAACGAAAAGAAATTTTATTTAACCGCATTCCTCTTTATTTAATTTGGCTAATCGGTTTTGTTTCTTTGTATATTTTAACCTTCGTAAACGTTACTAAGAATCAAACCTTACAAAACTCTTGGAAACCAGAATATCCTCAATCTATATTTGATGTTATTTGGCTATTTACTTCTTTAAGAAGATTTTTTGATGACCCATTAGGATTTCAGGTTATCTACGAACTTGCTATTGTACTATTTATTATAGGTAGTGTTGTATTTTTCCGAAAAAATCAGCAGCTATTTCTAGTTTTAATGTCTCCTTTGGTGATGACTTTGGCTGCTGCTTATCTTCATAAATACCCTTTTCGAGTGCGGTTAATTTTGTTTTTAACTCCTTTTTTTATTTTAATTATTGCCGAAGGAGGAGCTTTTTTATTAGCTCAGTTTGGCAAACAAAATAAAATTAAGCAAATCCTGGGAATATTAATTAGTGCTTTAGTAATTTTTCCTCCTGTAATCCTATCAAGTAAATTTTTCTTTGTTCCAGAAACTAGACACGAAATTAGACCAATAGTTGAGTATATAAAAATTAACCAACAACCTGATGATGGGATATTTTTGGCGGGAGGATCGCCCGATCAATTTGAGTATTATGCTGCTAAATATGGCTATTCTAAATCTATGTATTTTATTCTACCTTATGATGATTTTTTTAATCCCGAAACTTTTTCCGAACAAAATTGGGAAGAAATTCAAAGTACAACACCGCATTTGCAAAATAAACAGCGAGTTTGGTTTGTAGTTTCTGGATTAAGGAAAGCTAGGGAAGTTATAGTTCAGCCTAGTCTCGATCGCCTTGGGCAAAAACTTGATTATTTCAGTACACCAGGATCGCTGACTTATCTTTACAAAATAAAATAA